TACTCCCTCTTCATCTTCCTTAACTCTCCACTCCTGTCACAGTTCTCCTTTTCGTGGCATTAACAAATCAATATCACTGAAACTTGCAAAACCTGTGAAGCAGAGTACAAGACGCAGCACTCATTTGAGATTTTCACCAGAAGATGATCGAGTTCGTGAGTCTGCCAACGATGCTTCCTCTCCCGTGGCGATAGCTGAGGAGCGAAAGGAGGACCAGTCTAACAACAATGCACCGCCGTCTCCTGAAaacagtgaagaagaagatgaagagaaatcAAAGCAGCAAGAGATGGATTGGAAGACAGACGAGGAGTTCAAGAAGTTCATGGGGAATCCATCAATAGAAGCTGCTATAAAGCTTGAGAAGACGAGAACTGATCGTAAGCTGAAAGAGCTGAACAGAGAGAGCAATAATGAGAATCCGATCATAAGAGTATTCAACAGCTTGGCTCGTGATAGTTTggttagagagaaagaaaggcTTGAGAAGGCAGAAGAGGCTTTCAAGGCTCTTGATCTCAACAAGGTAAAACTAATCATCACATCATGATTCTTCTTGGATGTTTGGGTTTTGCATCGTTCTGACACTGTTTGTGTTGTATTTACAGTTAAAGAGCTGTTTTGGCTTCGATACGTTTTTCGCCACGGACGTTCGTCGGTTTGGAGATGGAGGAATCTTCATTGGGAATCTGAGGAAGCCCATTGATGAGGTCACACCTAAGCTTGAAGCTAAGCTCTCTGAAGCAGCGGGACGTGATGTTGTTGTATGGTTCATGGAAGAGAAGTCCAATGAGATCACAAAACAGGTAGTAAAGAACTTCAAAGCTCTCTAACCTGATGTTCTTGATCTTAGGGTTAAGGCTAAAgttgttttgttctttgttgtGCTTGTGAAGGTGTGTATGGTGCAACCAAAAGCCGAAATAGATCTTCAATTTGAATCGACTAGATTAAGCACTCCTTGGGGTTATATCACTGCAATCAGTTTATGTGTTACAACCTTTGGAACCATAGCTCTTATGAGTGGTTTCTTCCTTAAACCCAACGCTACCTTCGATGACTACATTGCTAATGTAGTTCCACTCTTTGGTGGGTTTCTTTCCATCTTAGGCGTCTCAGAGGTAAATCCTTGCAGTATATTCAAGATTGCTAGCTACACATTGCTGATGATGTCTAGTGTTAACTGAATAAACCCTTTACTGTTTGTTTCAGATAGCAACCAGAGTAACAGCTGCAAGACATGGTGTCAAACTAAGCCCGTCGTTTCTGGTGCCGTCGAACTGGACTGGTTGCTTAGGAGTTATGAACAACTACGAGTCGTTGCTTCCTAACAAAAAGGCGTTGTTTGATATCCCAGTGGCGCGTACAGCTAGTGCGTACCTGACTTCGCTGCTTCTTGCAGCAGCTGCGTTTATATCTGATGGTAGTTTCAACGGAGGAGAAAATGCTCTGTAAGGATTCATAAACAAAAACTCTTTTCTCTTCGTAACTGTTCTACACACTACTGTCTCTCTGATGTGTGTGTCTCAAACATTCTATATAGGTATATAAGGCCACAGTTCTTGGATAATAACCCGTTGCTTTCGTTTATCCAATTTGTTGTCGGTCCTTACGCGGACGATCTCGGCAATGTATTGCCAAATGCGGTCGAAGGAGTCGGAGTTCCTGTTGATCCTCTCGCTTTCGCTGGTCTTTTGGGTAAGTTAAGTAACTTTGTCTCTTTTGCTAGCAATG
The Brassica oleracea var. oleracea cultivar TO1000 unplaced genomic scaffold, BOL UnpScaffold00831, whole genome shotgun sequence DNA segment above includes these coding regions:
- the LOC106320159 gene encoding probable zinc metallopeptidase EGY3, chloroplastic; the encoded protein is MASLFVSTPSSSSLTLHSCHSSPFRGINKSISLKLAKPVKQSTRRSTHLRFSPEDDRVRESANDASSPVAIAEERKEDQSNNNAPPSPENSEEEDEEKSKQQEMDWKTDEEFKKFMGNPSIEAAIKLEKTRTDRKLKELNRESNNENPIIRVFNSLARDSLVREKERLEKAEEAFKALDLNKLKSCFGFDTFFATDVRRFGDGGIFIGNLRKPIDEVTPKLEAKLSEAAGRDVVVWFMEEKSNEITKQVCMVQPKAEIDLQFESTRLSTPWGYITAISLCVTTFGTIALMSGFFLKPNATFDDYIANVVPLFGGFLSILGVSEIATRVTAARHGVKLSPSFLVPSNWTGCLGVMNNYESLLPNKKALFDIPVARTASAYLTSLLLAAAAFISDGSFNGGENALYIRPQFLDNNPLLSFIQFVVGPYADDLGNVLPNAVEGVGVPVDPLAFAGLLGMVVTSLNLLPCGRLEGGRIAQAMFGRSTAAILSFSTSLLLGIGGLSGSVLCLAWGLFATFFRGGEETPAKDEITPLGDDRFAWGLVLGLICFLTLFPNSGGTFSTSFFNGPFFRGDGL